A genomic region of Lachnoclostridium edouardi contains the following coding sequences:
- a CDS encoding FAD-dependent oxidoreductase, with protein MNYINEKEKQIPVHAECDVLVVGSGPAGLSAAIAAAREGVKVILCERFGCFGGVISQVGVEAIAWYRHEGTNEAGGLVFEYEERAKAMGGQKECQSESTALDADMFKYIADQMVEEAGVKPILHCLAVEAIVEDGVIKGIITESKSGRRAILAKRVIDCTGDADIAALAGAPFSKAPKEQLMNVTTLFNCKGVDVEKFNDWVENVLKPTYKDWGGYWSIETTGKEDDMFSPYIERPFVEAVNDGLVPKEEGACLGGTWSSITAEGEVTQLNLVFLGNIDCTDVEDLTKAEIQGRRNAMYCLDILRKKVPGFENAKLRNFGMTLGTRESRQIEGHYKLGKKDIFEQGRFEDSIGIFPEFIDGRGYMYLPLTGRYYQIPYRCILPQKIDNLLVAGRCISGEPIAHTSFRNMSCCTVTGQAAGVAAAVSVKDGVTTSQVDIKKVQQQLEKQNVRVF; from the coding sequence ATGAATTATATTAATGAAAAAGAAAAACAGATTCCAGTTCACGCAGAATGCGACGTTTTAGTAGTGGGAAGCGGACCTGCAGGCCTGTCTGCTGCAATTGCCGCTGCAAGAGAAGGCGTGAAAGTAATTTTGTGTGAAAGATTCGGCTGCTTTGGCGGCGTAATCAGCCAGGTAGGAGTGGAAGCTATTGCATGGTACCGCCATGAAGGCACAAATGAGGCCGGAGGGCTTGTGTTTGAGTATGAGGAGCGGGCAAAGGCCATGGGAGGCCAGAAGGAGTGCCAGTCAGAAAGCACAGCATTAGATGCAGATATGTTTAAATATATTGCAGATCAAATGGTAGAGGAAGCCGGAGTGAAGCCGATTCTTCACTGTCTGGCTGTGGAAGCCATTGTGGAAGACGGGGTGATTAAAGGAATTATTACAGAAAGTAAATCCGGCAGACGGGCTATACTGGCTAAAAGAGTAATTGACTGTACAGGCGACGCAGATATTGCGGCCCTGGCAGGAGCCCCATTTTCAAAAGCTCCTAAGGAGCAGCTGATGAATGTAACTACATTATTTAACTGTAAAGGCGTAGATGTAGAGAAGTTTAATGACTGGGTGGAAAATGTGCTGAAGCCAACCTATAAAGACTGGGGAGGCTACTGGTCCATAGAAACCACAGGTAAAGAGGATGATATGTTCAGTCCTTATATTGAAAGGCCTTTTGTGGAGGCAGTAAACGACGGATTGGTGCCAAAGGAAGAGGGAGCCTGCCTGGGAGGAACCTGGAGCAGCATCACAGCAGAAGGGGAGGTTACTCAGCTGAATCTTGTTTTCCTGGGAAATATTGACTGCACAGATGTGGAGGATTTGACAAAAGCAGAGATTCAGGGCAGAAGAAACGCCATGTACTGCCTGGATATTTTAAGGAAAAAGGTGCCTGGATTTGAGAATGCAAAGCTGAGAAACTTTGGAATGACATTAGGCACCAGAGAGTCCAGACAAATTGAGGGACATTATAAATTAGGGAAAAAGGATATTTTTGAACAGGGACGTTTTGAAGATTCTATTGGAATCTTTCCTGAATTTATTGACGGAAGAGGGTATATGTATCTGCCTTTAACAGGAAGATATTATCAGATTCCTTACAGATGTATTCTGCCTCAGAAAATAGACAATCTGCTGGTAGCAGGAAGGTGTATTTCAGGCGAGCCTATTGCCCATACATCCTTTAGAAATATGTCCTGCTGTACAGTTACCGGCCAGGCGGCAGGCGTTGCGGCGGCAGTATCTGTAAAGGATGGGGTTACTACCTCTCAGGTAGATATTAAAAAGGTGCAGCAGCAGCTGGAAAAACAGAATGTAAGAGTATTTTAA